The proteins below are encoded in one region of Clostridium estertheticum:
- a CDS encoding formate--tetrahydrofolate ligase: MKSDIEIAQSAKMLHISAVAKNMGLGEDDIDLYGKYKAKISLDVLRRNENRKDGKLILVTAINPTPAGEGKSTVTIGLAEALCKQGKNAVIALREPSLGPVFGIKGGAAGGGYAQVVPMEDINLHFTGDMYAITAANNLLSAAIDNHIQQGNVLGIDSRKIIFKRVMDMNDRALRHIIVGLGGKPNGFTREDGFMITVASEIMAILCLASNLMDLKERMGRILVAYDLVGNPVYCKDLAVNGAMALLMKDAIKPNLVQTLGNTPAIIHGGPFANIAHGCNSLLATKMALKLGDYVVTEAGFGADLGAEKFFDIKCRYGKLKPDCVVLVATIRALKHHGGVKKDKLNEPNVEALSKGIGNLEKQIENIEKYGVQVVVSINKFVTDTEKEIECIKEFCGKKGVKVDLTEVWEKGADGGLELASKVIDTIENNKSDFKVLYDVKLSIKEKINIISKEIYGADGVEYSPSANKQIAEIEKLGLDKVPICVAKTQNSLSDNPKLLGRPTNFTINIKEITISNGAGFIVALTGNIMTMPGLPKIPAANKMDIFEDGTITGLF; encoded by the coding sequence ATGAAAAGTGATATAGAAATTGCACAAAGTGCTAAGATGTTACATATAAGTGCAGTTGCAAAGAATATGGGATTAGGTGAAGATGATATTGATTTATATGGAAAATATAAAGCAAAGATTTCGCTTGATGTACTAAGAAGAAATGAAAATAGAAAAGATGGGAAGTTAATATTAGTTACAGCTATTAATCCTACTCCAGCAGGCGAAGGGAAATCTACTGTTACAATAGGACTTGCCGAGGCCTTATGCAAACAAGGTAAAAATGCAGTGATAGCCTTAAGAGAACCATCACTTGGACCAGTATTCGGTATTAAAGGTGGAGCTGCTGGCGGTGGATATGCGCAAGTGGTGCCAATGGAGGATATAAATTTGCATTTTACAGGCGATATGTATGCTATAACTGCCGCTAATAATTTATTATCAGCAGCTATAGACAATCATATTCAGCAAGGTAACGTGCTTGGAATTGATAGCAGAAAAATTATATTTAAAAGAGTCATGGATATGAATGATAGAGCTTTAAGACATATTATCGTTGGACTTGGTGGTAAACCTAATGGGTTTACACGTGAAGATGGGTTTATGATAACTGTCGCGTCTGAAATAATGGCTATTCTATGTTTGGCGAGTAACCTTATGGACTTAAAGGAAAGAATGGGTAGGATTTTGGTTGCATATGACCTAGTAGGTAACCCGGTTTATTGTAAAGATTTAGCTGTGAATGGTGCGATGGCACTACTTATGAAGGATGCTATAAAACCAAATCTAGTTCAGACGTTAGGAAATACTCCAGCCATAATACATGGCGGACCTTTTGCTAATATCGCTCATGGTTGCAATAGTCTACTAGCAACAAAAATGGCTTTAAAGTTAGGAGATTACGTTGTAACTGAAGCTGGATTTGGAGCAGATTTAGGTGCTGAAAAATTCTTTGATATTAAATGTAGATATGGCAAATTAAAACCAGATTGCGTGGTTCTTGTTGCTACAATAAGAGCACTAAAACATCATGGTGGAGTAAAAAAAGATAAATTAAACGAACCTAACGTGGAAGCACTTTCGAAAGGAATTGGAAACTTAGAAAAACAAATAGAAAATATTGAAAAATATGGAGTTCAGGTAGTAGTATCAATAAATAAGTTTGTTACAGATACTGAAAAAGAAATCGAATGTATAAAAGAATTTTGCGGTAAAAAGGGTGTTAAAGTAGATTTGACAGAGGTTTGGGAAAAGGGAGCAGATGGAGGACTAGAACTCGCGAGTAAAGTCATAGACACTATTGAAAATAATAAAAGTGACTTTAAGGTCCTATATGATGTGAAACTTTCTATAAAAGAAAAAATAAACATTATTTCCAAGGAAATTTATGGAGCGGATGGCGTAGAATACAGTCCTTCTGCAAATAAGCAAATTGCTGAAATAGAAAAACTTGGGTTAGACAAAGTTCCTATATGTGTTGCTAAAACTCAAAACTCTTTGTCAGATAATCCAAAGCTTTTGGGAAGACCAACGAATTTTACAATAAATATAAAAGAAATTACTATATCTAATGGAGCTGGATTCATTGTGGCCTTAACGGGAAATATAATGACAATGCCTGGTCTCCCAAAGATTCCAGCGGCGAATAAGATGGATATTTTTGAAGATGGTACTATTACAGGTCTATTCTAA
- a CDS encoding type III pantothenate kinase: MILVLDVGNTNTVLGVFKEKELLVEWRLSTDAKRTADEYGIQVMQLFHQRNIKVEHIKGVIISSVVPNIMYSLEHMIRKYFDLIPMIVGPGVKTGINVKYDNPKEVGADRIVNAVSAHAIYKRSLILIDFGTATTFCAISKDANYLGGTICPGIKIASEALFERAAKLPRVELIKPDTVICKNTVASMQSGIVYGYIGQVDYIVNKMKSEMINMGEEEPFVVATGGLSNLITKDSSAIDEFHPNLTLEGLRMIYEKNRE; the protein is encoded by the coding sequence GTGATTTTAGTTTTAGATGTTGGAAATACTAATACTGTATTAGGAGTTTTTAAGGAGAAGGAATTACTTGTGGAGTGGAGACTTTCTACTGATGCAAAAAGAACTGCTGACGAATATGGGATTCAAGTAATGCAACTATTTCATCAGAGAAACATAAAGGTAGAACACATTAAAGGAGTAATAATTTCTTCTGTTGTTCCAAATATTATGTATTCACTAGAACACATGATAAGAAAATATTTTGATTTAATACCTATGATAGTTGGACCGGGTGTAAAGACTGGTATAAATGTAAAATACGATAATCCTAAAGAAGTAGGTGCAGATAGGATTGTTAACGCTGTGTCTGCTCATGCAATTTATAAAAGATCATTAATTTTAATCGATTTTGGCACTGCTACAACTTTTTGTGCTATAAGTAAGGATGCTAATTATTTAGGTGGAACCATATGCCCGGGTATCAAAATAGCTTCAGAAGCTTTGTTTGAGAGAGCTGCAAAGTTACCGAGGGTGGAGCTTATAAAACCAGATACAGTTATATGTAAAAATACTGTTGCAAGTATGCAGTCGGGGATAGTATATGGATATATTGGACAGGTAGATTATATTGTTAATAAAATGAAAAGTGAAATGATTAATATGGGAGAAGAAGAGCCTTTTGTAGTTGCAACAGGAGGGCTTTCAAACTTAATAACCAAAGATTCTTCGGCTATCGATGAGTTTCATCCGAATCTAACATTAGAAGGGCTTAGAATGATTTATGAGAAAAATAGGGAATAG
- the dusB gene encoding tRNA dihydrouridine synthase DusB, with the protein MKISNIEFKNDVFLAPMAGITDIAFRGLCKELGCGLLYSEMVSAKGMYYGSSNTQSLMRISSEEKPVAIQIFGNDPKIMASACEIFNTRDDICIVDVNMGCPVHKIVKNGEGSALMKNPKLAAQIIKEMKKVSTKPVTVKFRKGFDSNSINAVEFAKYMEDAGIDAIAVHGRTREQMYEGKADWDIIRAVKESVKVPVIGNGDIFSVEDAIRIKEITGCDAIMIARGAMGNPWIFREVMQAINKEEVIYPTQDEKIDMCIRHLDLAVKYYEEIKAVREMRKHTAWYIKGLTNCTEIKNKINTKKNYGEVKQLLLEYKEFLKTV; encoded by the coding sequence ATGAAAATATCAAATATCGAATTTAAAAATGATGTTTTTTTAGCTCCTATGGCAGGAATCACAGATATTGCATTTAGAGGTTTATGCAAAGAACTAGGTTGTGGCCTTTTGTATTCTGAGATGGTAAGTGCTAAAGGAATGTATTATGGTAGTAGTAATACGCAGTCGCTTATGCGAATATCCAGCGAGGAGAAACCTGTAGCTATTCAGATATTTGGAAATGATCCTAAGATTATGGCTAGTGCTTGTGAAATTTTCAATACAAGGGACGATATATGTATTGTAGATGTAAATATGGGGTGTCCGGTACATAAAATAGTGAAAAATGGTGAGGGATCTGCTTTAATGAAAAATCCTAAACTTGCAGCGCAAATAATAAAAGAAATGAAGAAGGTTTCTACAAAGCCAGTTACAGTCAAATTTAGAAAAGGCTTTGATTCAAATAGTATTAATGCTGTAGAATTTGCTAAATACATGGAAGATGCGGGTATAGATGCTATTGCGGTGCACGGCAGGACTCGCGAACAAATGTATGAAGGCAAGGCTGATTGGGATATTATAAGGGCTGTAAAAGAAAGCGTTAAAGTACCTGTTATAGGTAATGGAGATATATTTTCTGTAGAGGATGCTATTCGGATAAAAGAAATTACTGGTTGCGATGCTATAATGATTGCAAGAGGGGCTATGGGTAATCCATGGATTTTTAGAGAAGTTATGCAGGCGATAAATAAAGAAGAGGTCATATACCCTACACAGGATGAGAAAATAGATATGTGCATAAGGCATTTGGATTTAGCTGTAAAATATTACGAAGAAATTAAGGCAGTTAGAGAAATGAGAAAACATACAGCTTGGTATATTAAAGGTCTTACCAATTGCACGGAAATTAAGAATAAAATTAACACTAAAAAAAATTATGGTGAGGTTAAGCAATTGCTTTTAGAGTACAAAGAGTTTTTGAAGACTGTTTAA
- the greA gene encoding transcription elongation factor GreA, translating to MSEPKQYVMTYEGITKLEAELEILKTVKRKDITEKIKVALGYGDLSENSEYDDAKNEQAFVEGKILQLENMLRNANVIDEKDIEKDVVSIGAIVKVMDYQFDEEVEFYIVGSAEADPMVNKISYESPVGRTLVGKKVGAIIEVTVPDGISKYEILEVRRG from the coding sequence ATGAGTGAACCAAAACAATACGTGATGACCTATGAGGGAATTACAAAGTTGGAGGCAGAATTAGAAATTCTTAAAACAGTCAAAAGAAAAGATATAACAGAAAAGATAAAAGTAGCACTTGGATATGGAGACTTGAGTGAGAACTCGGAGTATGATGATGCTAAGAATGAGCAAGCGTTTGTAGAAGGAAAAATATTACAATTGGAAAATATGCTTAGAAATGCAAATGTTATAGATGAAAAAGATATTGAAAAAGATGTAGTGAGTATTGGAGCTATAGTCAAGGTAATGGACTATCAATTTGATGAAGAGGTTGAATTTTATATAGTGGGATCAGCAGAAGCAGATCCAATGGTAAATAAAATATCATATGAATCGCCAGTTGGAAGAACGCTTGTTGGTAAGAAAGTAGGAGCAATTATAGAGGTTACTGTACCAGATGGTATTAGTAAATATGAAATATTAGAAGTACGACGTGGGTAA
- the lysS gene encoding lysine--tRNA ligase — protein MHELESKYNEQVTIRRRKLSALKEEGKDPFDVYKVERTHTSQEVKENYEKLEGTQVIVAGRLMSKRVHGKAGFSDLQDRYGRIQLYIKIDAVGEEKLKEYKSFDIGDLLSVTGTTFVTQTGEISLHIVDFQLIAKALKPLPEKWHGLKDPDLRYRQREVDIISNPQVKDTFLKRIQIVKAIRQFLDDKGFLEVETPILSPIAGGAAARPFMTHHNALDMDMYLRIATELYLKRLIVAGFEKVYDMGKNFRNEGTDLRHNPEFTCIELYEAFADYNDMMAITENMIAYVCEKIHGTTKVNYQGTEIDFTPPWRRITMVDAVKEYSGVDFAKIATNEEARVIAKEKHLEFKKELKDCTKADILNELFEVYVEEKLIQPTFLCDYPVEISPLTKKKRGNEAFTERFEGFVFGREICNAYSELNDPVVQRERFMQQAKERELGDDEAYLIDEEFMSALETGMPPTGGLGIGIDRLVMFLTDAYSIRDVILFPTMKPIQ, from the coding sequence ATGCATGAACTTGAATCTAAATATAATGAACAGGTAACAATAAGACGACGAAAATTATCTGCTTTAAAAGAAGAAGGCAAGGATCCATTTGATGTGTACAAAGTCGAGAGAACTCATACATCTCAAGAGGTTAAGGAAAATTATGAGAAATTAGAGGGAACTCAGGTTATTGTAGCAGGGAGACTTATGTCTAAAAGAGTTCATGGTAAGGCAGGTTTTTCTGATTTACAAGATAGATATGGAAGAATTCAACTATACATAAAAATAGATGCAGTAGGCGAAGAAAAATTAAAAGAATATAAAAGTTTTGACATAGGAGATCTTCTAAGTGTCACTGGTACAACGTTTGTTACGCAAACTGGAGAAATATCACTACATATAGTTGATTTTCAGCTAATAGCAAAAGCCCTAAAACCACTTCCAGAAAAATGGCATGGATTAAAAGATCCTGACTTAAGATATAGACAAAGAGAAGTAGATATAATATCGAACCCACAAGTTAAAGATACTTTTTTAAAGAGAATACAGATAGTCAAGGCTATTAGGCAATTTTTAGATGATAAAGGCTTTTTAGAAGTTGAAACTCCAATACTATCACCAATAGCGGGAGGAGCTGCAGCAAGACCATTTATGACACATCATAATGCATTAGACATGGATATGTATCTTAGAATTGCTACAGAGTTATATTTAAAAAGACTTATTGTTGCAGGTTTTGAAAAGGTATATGATATGGGTAAAAACTTTAGGAATGAAGGAACCGATTTAAGACATAATCCAGAATTTACATGTATAGAACTATATGAAGCTTTTGCAGACTACAATGATATGATGGCGATTACTGAAAATATGATAGCTTATGTTTGTGAAAAAATTCATGGAACTACGAAAGTAAATTATCAAGGAACTGAAATAGATTTTACACCACCATGGAGAAGAATTACTATGGTAGATGCAGTAAAAGAATATTCAGGTGTAGATTTTGCTAAAATAGCTACTAATGAAGAAGCTAGAGTTATAGCTAAAGAAAAACATCTAGAATTTAAAAAAGAATTAAAAGATTGTACAAAAGCAGATATCTTAAATGAATTATTTGAGGTATATGTGGAAGAAAAATTAATCCAACCAACATTCTTATGTGATTACCCTGTAGAAATATCCCCTCTTACAAAGAAGAAGAGAGGAAATGAAGCATTCACAGAGAGATTTGAAGGTTTTGTATTTGGACGAGAAATTTGCAATGCATATTCAGAGTTAAATGACCCAGTTGTTCAAAGAGAAAGATTTATGCAACAAGCTAAAGAAAGAGAATTAGGCGATGATGAGGCATATTTAATAGATGAAGAATTTATGAGCGCATTAGAAACAGGAATGCCACCAACAGGAGGCCTTGGTATAGGAATTGATAGATTGGTAATGTTCCTAACTGATGCTTATTCAATAAGAGATGTTATACTATTCCCTACAATGAAACCAATTCAGTAA